The sequence ATAAAGTACCAGCAGCTAAAGGAATTGCCAAAATATTATAACCTGCAGCCCACCAGAGGTTCTGAACCATCTTCGAATATGTTTTTCCTGAAAGGTCCATAACCTTGATTACATCCTTTGGATCATTTTTTACAAGAATAATATCGGCACTTTCTATAGCTACATCAGTTCCAGCACCTATGGCGATCCCCACATCTGCTGTAACAAGAGCTGGTGCATCGTTTATCCCATCACCTATCATGGAAACCTTGTGGCCCTTTTCCTTTAGAAACCTAACTTTTTCTGCTTTTTTATCTGGTAAAACTTGTGCAAAGTAGTCATCTATACTTAATTCCTTTGCAACCCATTGCGCGACTTCCTCAGCATCTCCCGTGATCATGTAGACCTTTATCCCCATCTCTTTCAGTCTTTTAACAGCCTCATACGATTCCTTTCTTATCTTATCAGAAAGCGCAAATGCACCAGCAAGTATGCCATCGACTATGGTGAAAACAACAGTCTTACCCTGTGCCTGAAGTCTCATTATCCTCTGATTTTCTACCTTTATTTTCATTTCTTTAAGAAGACTCGGGCTTCCCACATATACCTCTTTAACATCAACTTTTCCGTAAGCACCTTTTCCAGGTATCGCTTTGAATTCCTTGGTTTTTGGTATTTCTATACCTTTTTCCTTTACGAAATCAACAATAGCTTTTGCTATTATATGCTCCGAGTTAAGCTCGATACTCGCAGTGAATTTTAGAAGCTCATCTTCAGGAACAAAAGAAACTACATCACTGACACCGAACTTGCCTTCTGTTAATGTGCCAGTCTTATCGAAAACGACAGCATTGATATTCCTTACCATTTCAAAAGCTCTTCGATCTCTTATGAGAATTCCGCTTTTTGCGGTTATTGAGGTAGAAAGGGCAACAACTAAAGGAATAGCTAGACCGAGAGCGTGGGGGCATGCTATTACTAAAACTGAAACAGACCTCAAAAGGGCAAAGTCAGGATTTAAAAGAACGAACCATACCAGATAAGTAATTATTCCTACCCCTACAGCAATGTAAAAAAGGAGAGCCGATGCTCTATTCGCTAGATCTTGAGTTCTTGACCTGCTTTCTTGAGCCTGTCTTACCAGTTTTATTACTTGTGATAAATA comes from Candidatus Methylarchaceae archaeon HK02M2 and encodes:
- the cadA gene encoding cadmium-translocating P-type ATPase — protein: MDHQDHSNHRKQGHAHHIVEFKSRFWVSLILTIPILLLSEMIQIWFGYRIEIPLQKEILFLLSSIVYFYGGWPFLRGLVQEIKDRQPGMMTLIGTAISVAFFFSTSTVFFIAGKDFFWELVTLIDVMLLGHWIEARSVLGASRALEELVKIMPTTAHLVKSGEIEDIPISQLKVNDTVLVRPGEKIPSDGLVVEGESFLNEALLTGESKPVHKKVKDKVIGGSINTEGVLKVRIERTGEETYLSQVIKLVRQAQESRSRTQDLANRASALLFYIAVGVGIITYLVWFVLLNPDFALLRSVSVLVIACPHALGLAIPLVVALSTSITAKSGILIRDRRAFEMVRNINAVVFDKTGTLTEGKFGVSDVVSFVPEDELLKFTASIELNSEHIIAKAIVDFVKEKGIEIPKTKEFKAIPGKGAYGKVDVKEVYVGSPSLLKEMKIKVENQRIMRLQAQGKTVVFTIVDGILAGAFALSDKIRKESYEAVKRLKEMGIKVYMITGDAEEVAQWVAKELSIDDYFAQVLPDKKAEKVRFLKEKGHKVSMIGDGINDAPALVTADVGIAIGAGTDVAIESADIILVKNDPKDVIKVMDLSGKTYSKMVQNLWWAAGYNILAIPLAAGTLFNFGIIITPAVGAILMSLSTVIVAINSQTLRKYEPKVEVKETKHITTDPVCGMKVVPEKAYSKVEHDGYIIYFCSKDCETEFRKNPLEYLSKITEKTPKEHEHH